In Egicoccus sp. AB-alg2, the following are encoded in one genomic region:
- a CDS encoding MFS transporter: protein MRPGNRPDLSPTTDGAAAAAPRPRLFTSTFAAVAAASLAYFTGVGMLIPALPRYVEGPLGGGDVAVGFTFGVFSVSAVLLRPVAGILGDRRGRRPLMLAGATIVAASVAAYGLADTPGVLAGIRLVSGAGEALFFVGMATAFTDLAPPERRGEAMSLASLALYLGIGVGPLLAEALLARTGFTAVWLGSAAAALIAVGLVLRTPETRPADAIDSPPATRSPRRLVHPAGLLPGVVLLASIVGMAGFVAFVPLHVGDLGMRGAGLVLLLFSGTVVLVRSLGARLPDVLGHGRAIRLALTLSLVGLATIGSWRQPGGLLLGTAVFGVGIALLTPSVFALAVAGVPARERGQVMATTSAFIDLAFGLGPAAMGIVAALFGRPSVFLAGAAVAAAGLVLVAAAGVGRPAPAAAVARATAT, encoded by the coding sequence GTGCGACCCGGCAACCGGCCCGATCTCTCGCCCACGACGGACGGCGCGGCGGCGGCGGCGCCACGCCCGCGCCTGTTCACCTCGACGTTCGCGGCCGTCGCCGCGGCGTCGCTCGCCTACTTCACCGGGGTGGGCATGCTGATCCCGGCGCTGCCGCGCTACGTCGAGGGTCCCCTCGGCGGCGGCGACGTGGCCGTCGGGTTCACGTTCGGCGTCTTCAGCGTCTCCGCCGTGCTGCTGCGGCCCGTCGCCGGCATCCTCGGCGACCGCCGTGGGCGACGGCCACTGATGCTGGCGGGCGCCACGATCGTCGCCGCATCCGTCGCCGCCTACGGCCTGGCGGACACACCCGGCGTGCTGGCGGGGATCCGACTGGTCAGCGGCGCGGGCGAGGCCCTGTTCTTCGTCGGCATGGCGACCGCCTTCACCGACCTCGCACCACCCGAACGCCGCGGCGAGGCGATGAGCCTGGCGTCCCTCGCCCTCTACCTCGGCATCGGAGTCGGCCCGCTGCTGGCCGAGGCGCTGCTGGCCCGGACCGGCTTCACCGCCGTGTGGCTGGGGTCGGCGGCCGCGGCGCTGATCGCCGTCGGACTCGTCCTGCGCACCCCGGAGACCCGCCCCGCCGACGCGATCGACAGCCCGCCGGCCACGAGGTCGCCGCGACGTCTGGTCCACCCCGCCGGTCTCCTGCCGGGGGTGGTGCTCCTGGCCAGCATCGTCGGGATGGCGGGGTTCGTGGCGTTCGTGCCCCTGCACGTCGGCGACCTGGGCATGCGCGGGGCGGGGCTCGTGCTGCTGCTGTTCTCCGGCACGGTCGTCCTGGTCCGCAGCCTCGGGGCCCGCCTGCCCGACGTGCTGGGGCACGGCCGCGCCATCCGGCTGGCCCTGACGCTGTCGCTCGTCGGGCTCGCGACGATCGGCTCGTGGCGCCAGCCCGGCGGCCTGCTCCTGGGCACGGCCGTCTTCGGCGTCGGCATCGCGCTGCTCACCCCGTCGGTCTTCGCGCTGGCGGTCGCCGGCGTCCCGGCCCGCGAGCGCGGGCAGGTGATGGCCACCACCTCGGCGTTCATCGACCTCGCCTTCGGGCTCGGACCGGCGGCGATGGGGATCGTGGCGGCGCTGTTCGGCCGCCCGTCCGTGTTCCTGGCCGGCGCTGCCGTCGCCGCGGCGGGACTCGTCCTGGTCGCCGCGGCGGGGGTGGGTCGACCCGCGCCTGCCGCGGCGGTGGCACGCGCGACCGCGACCTGA
- a CDS encoding AAA family ATPase codes for MSTSPPAPRPGLPPATDGPTAQHRSRPRDEDRPTRRPLEWWDRVKFLLLLGIAYLVVVWNAIASMPPLAVTFRESAWLGLQDAILLTAGSGRVLAVLAGIELLRQLHYLVSERSAAYHRFWTQRVFGRFERRLQRMSDWTRFRITRVLKLLVVVVVLSVVLGALLHVPPTTALFEAPARFVAALPFILQLAFGFFFIIFQFIGLFWFLSRGGTDVYFPDDIKTRFEDVWGQDSVLEKIRENLVFLEDPEAIEDRGGYVPGGILLWGPPGTGKTLMAEAVAGETGKPFVFVDPGAFQNMFLGVGILKVKALFRKARKLALRYGGVILFFDEADSLGSRGALAQPGPGGSGATPAPWHAGDCHGFDLLDPVTKAVLARDTLSTGAPRRTTRDRIIMGGMGGGGMGTLNALLTELSGLKKPRGFFNRIVRRALGLRPKPPPKYRIMVMMATNLPQALDEALLRPGRLDRIYKVGYPSKAGRLRTYGGYLAKVRHELTDEQVDRLATITPYATGATIKDLVNEALINAIRDGREVINWRDVVKAKQLKDLGPPEDVEYIERERHAVAIHEACHAVTAYRVRHHLTIDIATIEKGGTYLGMVASIPPEDQFTRWRSEYEADIMVSLASLAGERRFFDGDNSSGVSGDLETATRLATMMEGYWGMGASLSSHGVTRQAGIPGGARPGEGEDGGSGLLDSSLGERIEEKLAALLARCEALLAENRLEVLAVAHALESNKTVTGEDVAAIIDGRPGPLLDGSLYRTETFRVAAEDYHRSALAAHKRHARIPVPLPQLAPVGVGGITSGDGHGTELGGTAP; via the coding sequence ATGTCGACGAGCCCACCTGCGCCGCGGCCGGGGCTGCCACCGGCCACCGACGGTCCGACCGCGCAGCACCGCTCGCGCCCCCGTGACGAGGACCGACCGACCCGACGCCCGCTGGAGTGGTGGGACCGGGTGAAGTTCCTGCTCCTGCTCGGGATCGCCTACCTCGTGGTGGTGTGGAACGCCATCGCGTCCATGCCGCCGCTGGCGGTGACCTTCCGCGAGAGCGCCTGGCTGGGTCTCCAGGACGCGATCCTGCTGACGGCCGGCAGCGGCCGCGTGCTGGCCGTCCTGGCCGGCATCGAGCTGCTCCGCCAGCTCCACTACCTGGTCAGCGAGCGCTCGGCGGCCTACCACCGGTTCTGGACCCAGCGCGTGTTCGGCCGGTTCGAGCGGCGGCTGCAGCGGATGAGCGACTGGACGCGCTTCCGCATCACCCGGGTCCTGAAGCTCCTGGTCGTCGTGGTGGTGCTCAGCGTGGTGCTGGGCGCCCTGCTGCACGTGCCGCCGACGACGGCGCTGTTCGAGGCACCGGCCCGCTTCGTCGCGGCCCTGCCGTTCATTCTGCAGCTCGCCTTCGGGTTCTTCTTCATCATCTTCCAGTTCATCGGGCTGTTCTGGTTCCTGTCGCGCGGCGGCACCGACGTCTACTTCCCCGACGACATCAAGACCCGCTTCGAGGACGTGTGGGGCCAGGACAGCGTCCTGGAGAAGATCCGGGAGAACCTCGTCTTCCTCGAGGACCCGGAGGCGATCGAGGACCGCGGGGGCTACGTACCCGGCGGCATCCTGCTGTGGGGCCCGCCGGGGACCGGCAAGACCCTCATGGCCGAGGCGGTGGCGGGCGAGACCGGCAAGCCCTTCGTCTTCGTCGACCCCGGCGCGTTCCAGAACATGTTCCTCGGCGTCGGGATCCTCAAGGTCAAGGCGCTGTTCCGCAAGGCGCGCAAGCTCGCGCTGCGCTATGGCGGGGTCATCCTGTTCTTCGACGAGGCCGACTCGCTGGGCTCGCGCGGCGCCCTCGCGCAACCCGGGCCCGGTGGGTCCGGAGCCACGCCGGCCCCGTGGCACGCCGGCGACTGCCACGGCTTCGACCTGCTCGATCCGGTGACCAAGGCGGTGCTGGCCCGCGACACCCTGTCGACCGGAGCGCCGCGCCGCACCACCCGCGACCGGATCATCATGGGCGGCATGGGCGGTGGCGGCATGGGAACGCTCAACGCGCTGCTGACCGAGCTCAGCGGCCTGAAGAAGCCACGCGGGTTCTTCAACCGGATCGTGCGGCGGGCCCTGGGGCTGCGCCCGAAGCCGCCGCCGAAGTACCGGATCATGGTGATGATGGCCACCAACCTCCCGCAGGCGCTCGACGAGGCGCTGCTGCGGCCCGGACGCCTCGACCGCATCTACAAGGTCGGCTACCCCTCGAAGGCCGGCCGCCTGCGCACCTACGGCGGCTACCTGGCGAAGGTCCGGCACGAACTGACCGACGAACAGGTCGACCGGCTCGCGACGATCACCCCGTACGCCACGGGCGCGACCATCAAGGACCTGGTCAACGAGGCGCTGATCAACGCCATCCGCGACGGGCGTGAGGTCATCAACTGGCGCGACGTCGTCAAGGCCAAGCAGTTGAAGGACCTCGGCCCGCCGGAGGACGTCGAGTACATCGAACGCGAACGGCACGCCGTGGCGATCCACGAGGCCTGCCACGCCGTGACCGCCTACCGGGTGCGACACCACCTGACGATCGACATCGCGACCATCGAGAAGGGCGGCACCTACCTCGGCATGGTCGCCTCCATCCCGCCCGAGGACCAGTTCACCCGCTGGCGCAGCGAGTACGAGGCCGACATCATGGTCAGCCTCGCGTCACTCGCCGGCGAACGGCGATTCTTCGACGGCGACAACTCCTCGGGCGTGTCGGGTGACCTGGAGACGGCCACGCGTCTGGCCACCATGATGGAGGGGTACTGGGGCATGGGCGCCAGCCTGTCGTCGCACGGCGTGACCCGCCAGGCCGGCATCCCGGGCGGCGCCCGGCCGGGTGAGGGTGAGGACGGCGGTTCGGGCCTGCTCGATTCGTCGCTCGGGGAACGCATCGAGGAGAAGCTGGCGGCGCTGCTGGCGCGCTGCGAGGCGCTGCTCGCGGAGAACCGCCTCGAGGTGCTGGCCGTCGCGCACGCGCTGGAGAGCAACAAGACCGTCACGGGCGAGGACGTGGCGGCCATCATCGACGGCCGTCCGGGACCGCTGCTCGACGGCAGCCTCTACCGCACGGAGACGTTCCGGGTCGCCGCGGAGGACTACCACCGCTCGGCCCTGGCCGCGCACAAGCGGCACGCGCGGATCCCGGTGCCGCTGCCTCAGCTCGCTCCCGTGGGCGTCGGTGGCATCACCTCCGGCGACGGTCACGGGACGGAGCTCGGCGGCACCGCGCCCTGA
- a CDS encoding response regulator transcription factor — protein MRRQQDRWQAVDVVAVADEPGRRAAASSKRCQRCGEKLLELQRFRVTVRNGDTVDDQIVCPVCARVAELRRDGVAPRRVLIVDDDPIYRDVTRRWIEMTGVAEVIGFASDGKDAHGQIARTAPDTIVLDMLMPRATGDQLLTELPADLDVVVVSASEPMREEAIRLRPDALVLDKRTTSFDRLVRHLAGLATT, from the coding sequence ATGCGTCGGCAGCAGGACCGTTGGCAGGCCGTCGACGTCGTCGCCGTTGCGGACGAGCCGGGGCGCCGGGCGGCCGCCTCCTCGAAGCGCTGTCAGCGCTGCGGCGAGAAGCTGCTCGAGCTGCAGCGATTCCGCGTCACCGTCCGCAACGGGGACACGGTCGACGATCAGATCGTCTGTCCCGTCTGCGCCCGTGTGGCGGAACTCCGACGCGACGGCGTCGCCCCTCGCCGAGTGCTGATCGTCGACGACGACCCCATCTACCGCGACGTCACCCGCCGCTGGATCGAGATGACCGGCGTCGCCGAGGTGATCGGTTTCGCGTCCGACGGCAAGGACGCGCACGGCCAGATCGCCCGCACCGCGCCGGACACCATCGTGCTCGACATGCTCATGCCGCGTGCGACCGGGGACCAGCTGCTGACAGAGCTGCCGGCCGACCTCGACGTCGTGGTCGTGTCGGCGTCCGAGCCGATGCGCGAGGAAGCCATCCGGCTTCGGCCGGACGCCCTCGTACTGGACAAGCGCACGACCTCGTTCGACCGCCTCGTGCGCCACCTGGCCGGGCTGGCGACGACCTGA
- a CDS encoding nuclear transport factor 2 family protein translates to MDDDSGPGNGRDISRSTAEVIDSHLVHRRDGRLGEDLGDNYTEDVVVLSHLGHFQGRDAMAKLAALLAEQLKDAEFFYDMVLVDGPYAFLQWRAVAQDMHVSNGADSFVVRDGRICMQTISYALSTKPSAPDGPIGD, encoded by the coding sequence GTGGACGACGATTCTGGCCCGGGCAACGGACGAGACATCTCTCGATCCACCGCCGAGGTCATCGACAGCCATCTCGTCCACCGGCGTGACGGCAGGCTGGGCGAGGACCTCGGGGACAACTACACCGAGGACGTCGTCGTCCTCAGTCACCTGGGTCACTTCCAGGGTCGTGACGCGATGGCCAAGCTGGCTGCCCTGCTCGCGGAGCAGCTGAAGGACGCCGAGTTCTTCTACGACATGGTGTTGGTCGACGGCCCCTATGCGTTCCTGCAGTGGCGCGCCGTCGCGCAGGACATGCACGTGTCGAACGGCGCCGACTCCTTCGTGGTCCGTGACGGTCGCATCTGCATGCAGACCATCTCCTACGCCCTGTCCACGAAACCGAGCGCGCCGGACGGGCCGATCGGGGACTGA
- a CDS encoding long-chain fatty acid--CoA ligase has protein sequence MVTSTMMDYPLTLTQILEHGRRVHAGSKVVTWRGAHARELTFAETYERMGRLAQGLASLGVGAGDVVGTFCWNHQEHLEAYFAIPCTGAVLHMLNIRLFPDQLAYVVNDGGDRVIIVDDSLVPVLARVLDQIGEVEHFVVVGDGDASALPADKVVRYDELLGAQPGGYAWPELDERQPAAMCYTSGTTGNPKGVVYSHRSNWTHTFGSAVGGLRLSDRDRLLLVVPQFHANAWGLIYLGWMTGADILQPEKYLQPEPLVAFIEAERPTCSAAVPTVWNGVLQYGMQTDVDLSSLQWVVVGGAAVPRALIEAYEQRWGVEIIQAWGMTEMSPLGSVAIPPSGTAPEESIDWRAKTGRIAPGVDVRIADPDGVEQPWDGSSIGEIQVRGPWITGGYHGVDAEADRFTGDGWLRTGDVGTIDDRGFLQIVDRTKDVIKSGGEWISSVDLENAIMAHEDVVEAAVIGVPDERWDERPLAAVVLRAGAEVTAEDLNHFLVDRVAKWWLPERYTFVSEIPKTSVGKFSKKDLRGSYEHGDLEVVRADA, from the coding sequence ATGGTCACCAGCACGATGATGGACTACCCGCTGACCCTGACCCAGATCCTGGAGCACGGTCGCCGGGTCCATGCCGGATCGAAGGTCGTCACCTGGCGCGGCGCCCACGCACGCGAGCTGACCTTCGCGGAGACCTATGAACGGATGGGTCGTCTCGCGCAGGGTCTGGCGTCGCTCGGCGTGGGCGCCGGCGACGTCGTCGGCACGTTCTGCTGGAACCACCAGGAGCACCTCGAGGCCTACTTCGCCATCCCGTGCACGGGCGCGGTGCTGCACATGCTCAACATCCGGCTGTTCCCCGACCAGCTGGCCTACGTCGTCAACGACGGCGGCGACCGGGTGATCATCGTCGACGACTCGCTGGTCCCCGTGCTCGCCCGCGTCCTCGACCAGATCGGGGAGGTCGAGCACTTCGTCGTCGTCGGGGACGGCGATGCCTCCGCGCTGCCCGCGGACAAGGTGGTTCGCTACGACGAGCTGCTCGGGGCCCAACCCGGCGGCTACGCGTGGCCGGAGCTCGACGAACGCCAGCCGGCGGCGATGTGTTACACGAGCGGCACGACCGGCAACCCCAAGGGCGTCGTCTACTCGCACCGCTCCAACTGGACGCACACGTTCGGTTCGGCCGTCGGCGGCCTGCGCCTGAGCGACCGCGATCGGCTGCTCCTGGTCGTGCCGCAGTTCCACGCCAACGCCTGGGGGCTGATCTACCTCGGCTGGATGACGGGCGCCGACATCCTGCAGCCGGAGAAGTACCTGCAACCCGAACCGCTGGTCGCGTTCATCGAGGCGGAGCGCCCGACCTGCTCCGCGGCGGTCCCGACCGTCTGGAACGGGGTGCTGCAGTACGGGATGCAGACCGACGTGGACCTGAGCTCGCTGCAGTGGGTGGTGGTCGGCGGCGCTGCCGTCCCCCGCGCGCTGATCGAGGCCTACGAGCAGCGGTGGGGCGTGGAGATCATCCAGGCGTGGGGCATGACCGAGATGAGCCCGCTGGGCTCGGTCGCGATCCCGCCATCGGGCACCGCTCCCGAGGAGTCCATCGACTGGCGCGCGAAGACGGGACGCATCGCCCCGGGCGTCGACGTGCGGATCGCGGACCCCGACGGCGTCGAGCAGCCATGGGACGGTTCGTCCATCGGCGAGATCCAGGTGCGCGGCCCGTGGATCACCGGCGGCTACCACGGGGTCGACGCCGAGGCGGACCGGTTCACCGGTGACGGGTGGCTGCGAACGGGCGACGTCGGGACGATCGACGACCGCGGCTTCCTGCAGATCGTCGACCGCACCAAGGACGTCATCAAGTCCGGCGGCGAGTGGATCAGCTCCGTCGACCTGGAGAACGCGATCATGGCCCACGAGGACGTCGTCGAGGCGGCCGTCATCGGCGTTCCTGACGAGCGCTGGGACGAGCGGCCACTGGCGGCCGTGGTCCTGCGCGCCGGCGCCGAGGTCACCGCGGAGGACCTCAACCACTTCCTCGTGGACCGGGTGGCGAAGTGGTGGCTGCCCGAGCGCTACACGTTCGTCTCGGAGATCCCCAAGACCAGCGTCGGCAAGTTCTCCAAGAAGGACCTGCGCGGCAGCTACGAGCACGGGGACCTCGAGGTGGTCCGCGCCGACGCCTGA
- a CDS encoding CapA family protein gives MIVHTGDVSLDPDYVPALRRHGPDAVWDGVREAFHGADVVAVNLECPVGEGGVAQDKQFVFRCDPAALPAMRDAGVDLVTLANNHAGDHGLDLMLASVERVERTGLRTVGVGPDEARAHEPQFLDVAGWRVAVLGFGGVVPEPDWIAYGDAPGQATGYDAERMARSVARAKADADLVVVSVHWGEEGALEPRPEDRQKAQAMAAAGADVVFGHHAHRLQPVEQVDGAAVFWNLGNFVWPRFSDDGARTALARWTVEPDGTTSACLVPAEIDDDGVPRLTDDAPTCLPTSLPPG, from the coding sequence GTGATCGTCCACACCGGCGACGTGAGCCTGGACCCCGACTACGTGCCTGCCCTGCGGCGTCACGGTCCCGACGCCGTCTGGGACGGCGTCCGCGAGGCGTTCCACGGCGCTGACGTCGTGGCGGTCAACCTCGAGTGCCCGGTCGGCGAGGGTGGCGTGGCGCAGGACAAGCAGTTCGTCTTCCGGTGCGATCCCGCCGCGTTGCCGGCGATGCGTGACGCCGGCGTCGACCTCGTCACGCTCGCGAACAACCACGCCGGGGACCACGGGCTCGACCTCATGCTGGCGTCGGTCGAGCGGGTGGAGCGCACGGGCCTGCGTACCGTCGGGGTCGGCCCGGACGAGGCGCGAGCCCACGAGCCGCAGTTCCTCGACGTCGCGGGCTGGCGGGTCGCCGTGCTCGGCTTCGGCGGCGTGGTACCGGAGCCGGACTGGATCGCGTACGGGGACGCGCCGGGCCAGGCCACCGGCTACGACGCCGAGCGAATGGCCCGCTCCGTCGCACGGGCCAAGGCAGATGCGGACCTCGTCGTGGTGAGCGTCCACTGGGGTGAGGAGGGCGCGCTCGAGCCGCGGCCCGAGGACCGGCAGAAGGCGCAGGCCATGGCCGCCGCCGGGGCGGACGTCGTGTTCGGCCATCACGCCCATCGCCTGCAGCCGGTCGAGCAGGTCGACGGTGCGGCCGTGTTCTGGAACCTCGGCAACTTCGTCTGGCCCCGCTTTTCGGACGACGGTGCCCGCACCGCGCTCGCGCGGTGGACGGTGGAGCCCGACGGCACGACCTCGGCCTGTCTCGTGCCCGCGGAGATCGACGACGACGGCGTGCCCCGCCTGACCGACGACGCGCCGACGTGCCTGCCCACCTCGCTGCCGCCCGGGTGA
- a CDS encoding sensor histidine kinase has protein sequence MIGAALDGIEATVSVVRAVLQWVLPTVFAGLSLATLARWARQRQRPAGFLAAAFASIAAGLLVERIAAAVPAIPTALPRDVATIGVAAFAWLLLAFAWSFEPRLPLWVRAAAASVFGLALWVLLLPPLPLLGEPQAVEELLFVNLFIGTWAVLAGAAAVRLWRAGGSHRLVRTRMRLMASGALVLASALLVSGGAPSRSLWQLLPNLLALGAAALFAVGFAPPRPLRMWWRRRATTDWQRRQLDLIAAVTPTQVAEAVAPQVAEVLGTGAVVVDRDGRMLAHAQLPVEEATAIADRLKTGDPPAAGEQRVAADGATLVVLTTPYTPIFGQDEQDLLVGLALQLRLALERARLHEANTRSRRQLEQSAHDLQAMMSGLAHDLRSPITAVELYLDLLPDVDDRDRRIELLGRMRAGTAYLNRLIDSLLELSRLGTTQTDLEPVDLDLIVEAAIDRLAAAHPSVTVHADPLPSVVGNRLALEQVFDNLLTNAAKHGGRPDVTIRISGRTTSDTVVIDVADDGRGIDPGDRELIFAPFQRGRNAGASGHGVGLGFVRRVLESHGGSIELLARGSGAHFQLRLPRTVD, from the coding sequence GTGATCGGTGCAGCGCTCGACGGGATCGAGGCCACGGTGAGCGTCGTACGAGCCGTTCTGCAGTGGGTCCTACCGACGGTGTTCGCTGGTCTCTCGCTGGCCACGCTGGCTCGTTGGGCTCGCCAGCGGCAACGGCCGGCAGGGTTCCTGGCCGCCGCGTTCGCCAGCATCGCGGCGGGGCTACTGGTCGAGCGGATCGCTGCGGCGGTACCGGCGATCCCGACGGCACTGCCACGGGACGTGGCCACGATCGGGGTGGCCGCCTTCGCCTGGCTGCTGCTGGCGTTCGCCTGGTCGTTCGAGCCTCGGCTGCCGCTCTGGGTGAGAGCCGCGGCAGCGTCGGTGTTCGGCTTGGCGCTGTGGGTGCTGCTCCTGCCACCCCTGCCCTTGCTCGGGGAACCCCAGGCGGTCGAGGAGCTGCTGTTCGTCAACCTCTTCATCGGCACGTGGGCGGTGCTCGCGGGTGCCGCCGCCGTGCGACTGTGGCGTGCGGGTGGCAGCCATCGGCTGGTCCGCACGCGGATGCGGCTGATGGCCTCCGGTGCGCTCGTGCTCGCGTCCGCCCTGCTGGTCTCGGGCGGGGCACCGTCGCGGTCTCTGTGGCAGCTGCTCCCGAACCTCCTGGCGCTGGGGGCGGCGGCGTTGTTCGCTGTCGGCTTCGCCCCGCCGCGGCCACTGCGGATGTGGTGGCGACGGCGCGCGACGACCGACTGGCAGCGCCGCCAGCTGGACCTGATCGCGGCCGTGACCCCGACGCAGGTCGCCGAAGCGGTAGCTCCGCAGGTGGCCGAGGTCCTGGGTACCGGCGCCGTCGTGGTCGACCGCGACGGCAGGATGCTCGCGCACGCACAGCTCCCCGTCGAAGAAGCGACCGCTATCGCCGATCGCCTCAAGACCGGTGATCCGCCCGCAGCCGGCGAGCAGCGTGTCGCAGCCGACGGCGCCACGCTCGTCGTTCTGACGACCCCCTACACGCCCATCTTCGGGCAGGACGAACAGGACCTGCTCGTCGGCCTCGCGCTGCAACTGCGGCTCGCGCTGGAGCGTGCCCGGCTGCACGAAGCCAATACACGATCTCGTCGGCAGCTCGAGCAGAGCGCCCACGACCTGCAGGCCATGATGTCCGGCCTGGCCCACGACCTGCGCTCCCCGATCACCGCCGTCGAGCTGTACCTCGACCTGCTGCCGGACGTCGACGACCGCGACCGCCGCATCGAGCTGCTCGGACGGATGCGCGCCGGCACGGCCTACCTCAACCGGCTGATCGACTCGCTGCTGGAACTCTCGCGGCTCGGCACGACGCAGACCGACCTGGAACCAGTCGACCTCGACCTGATCGTCGAAGCCGCCATCGACCGGCTCGCGGCCGCGCATCCGAGCGTGACCGTCCACGCCGACCCACTGCCGAGCGTCGTCGGCAACCGGCTCGCGCTCGAGCAGGTGTTCGACAACCTGCTCACCAACGCCGCCAAGCACGGCGGGCGACCCGACGTCACGATCCGCATCTCGGGACGCACGACCTCCGACACGGTCGTGATCGACGTGGCCGACGACGGACGCGGCATCGACCCCGGGGACCGCGAGCTGATCTTCGCCCCCTTCCAGCGCGGCCGCAACGCCGGGGCCAGCGGCCACGGCGTCGGCCTCGGGTTCGTGCGGCGCGTCCTCGAGAGCCACGGTGGCAGCATCGAGCTACTGGCTCGTGGTTCCGGCGCCCACTTCCAGTTGCGGCTCCCGAGGACCGTCGACTGA
- a CDS encoding HD domain-containing phosphohydrolase — translation MTATDDLRLADLLAALSVATDLGMGHESEKAVRSCLLATSLARACGLREVEVRDVYYSSMLLHLGCTAPAHELAHMTGDERRFLARAEGTDDASLRASLQLLGVVGEGTGLHRPQYLARLLGAGTAGATTIMRATCEVGSRMADRLHLGDGVSAALRASTEVWDGSSGAFRTGGEDIPVPARFALLAAQVVLWDRVGGPGAAATVVRERAGHWFAPDVAATFLAGSESHLRELAGVDVWAAVLAAEPEPHRHVPAGQVDAVAAVFADMVDLKTPFTHGHSRAVAELAVGAAARLGLDEAARARVRRAGLLHDLGRVAVSSAVWERPGALTTSHWEQVRLHPYHTQRILDRSQVLAPLARIAGMHHERHDGSGYHHGLAGSAIPVEARLLAAADAFQAMTQARAHRPAHPPGAAADHLVSEAARGRFDVDCARAVTEAAGERTVRRPRTWPAGLTDREVEVLRLLAAGDRNREIASRLRISPRTAEHHVQAIYAKIGGSTRAAAAVFAMENALLH, via the coding sequence ATGACGGCGACGGACGACCTGCGCCTGGCGGACCTGCTGGCCGCCCTGTCGGTGGCGACCGACCTCGGCATGGGACACGAGTCGGAGAAGGCGGTGCGCTCGTGCCTGCTCGCGACCAGCCTCGCCCGGGCCTGCGGGCTGCGCGAGGTCGAGGTTCGCGACGTGTACTACTCCTCGATGCTGCTGCACCTCGGCTGCACGGCACCGGCGCACGAGCTGGCGCACATGACCGGCGACGAGCGACGGTTCCTCGCCCGTGCCGAGGGCACCGACGACGCGTCCCTGCGCGCGTCGCTGCAGCTGCTGGGCGTCGTCGGCGAGGGCACCGGCCTGCACCGCCCCCAGTACCTGGCGCGCCTGCTGGGGGCGGGCACCGCCGGCGCGACGACGATCATGCGCGCCACCTGCGAGGTCGGCTCGCGCATGGCCGACCGCCTGCACCTCGGCGACGGGGTCAGCGCGGCGTTGCGGGCGAGCACCGAGGTGTGGGACGGCAGCAGCGGCGCCTTCCGGACCGGCGGTGAGGACATCCCGGTCCCGGCCCGGTTCGCCCTGTTGGCCGCCCAGGTGGTGCTCTGGGACCGCGTCGGCGGTCCGGGCGCCGCCGCGACCGTGGTCCGTGAGCGCGCCGGCCACTGGTTCGCGCCCGACGTCGCCGCGACGTTCCTCGCCGGCAGCGAGTCGCACCTGCGCGAGCTCGCCGGGGTCGACGTCTGGGCGGCGGTCCTGGCCGCGGAGCCGGAACCGCACCGCCACGTCCCGGCGGGCCAGGTGGACGCGGTGGCGGCCGTCTTCGCGGACATGGTGGACCTCAAGACGCCGTTCACCCACGGTCATTCCCGCGCGGTCGCCGAGCTCGCCGTCGGGGCCGCGGCCCGCCTCGGTCTGGACGAGGCGGCGCGTGCGCGTGTGCGCCGTGCCGGGCTGCTGCACGACCTCGGTCGGGTCGCCGTCTCCTCGGCGGTGTGGGAACGCCCGGGCGCACTCACGACCAGTCACTGGGAACAGGTGCGCCTGCATCCGTACCACACCCAGCGGATCCTCGATCGCTCGCAGGTGCTGGCACCCCTGGCACGGATCGCCGGGATGCACCACGAACGGCACGACGGCTCCGGCTACCACCACGGGCTCGCCGGCAGCGCCATCCCGGTCGAGGCGCGCCTGCTGGCCGCGGCGGACGCGTTCCAGGCCATGACGCAGGCCCGTGCGCACCGTCCGGCCCACCCGCCGGGCGCGGCGGCCGACCACCTCGTCTCCGAGGCCGCCCGTGGCCGCTTCGACGTGGACTGCGCCCGCGCCGTCACCGAGGCGGCCGGCGAGCGGACCGTCCGGCGCCCGCGGACGTGGCCGGCCGGGCTGACCGATCGCGAGGTCGAGGTGCTCCGGCTGCTCGCGGCCGGCGACCGCAACCGGGAGATCGCGAGCCGGCTGCGCATCTCCCCGCGGACGGCCGAGCACCACGTGCAGGCCATCTACGCCAAGATCGGTGGGTCGACCCGTGCCGCCGCGGCGGTGTTCGCGATGGAGAACGCCCTGCTGCACTGA